The genomic stretch ACATTTTAATGCAACGAAAGTCTGTAATGCCTGCTCCACACTGAGGGGCCATTAGAATCAGCTGTCTTATCTGACATAGTTAAGACTTAGCTAATGTTACTTTGTTTCTTCAGCTTTCAGTGCAGAACCAGGATCTGATTGAGAAGAATTTGACCCTACAGGAGCACCTCCAGCAGGTAGAGATGGACCAACCGCTTCCTGCTGGGACAGCTCATCTCGCCCATGAGTTACATAGTGAACTGGCCAGCTGCCTACAGGATTTGCAGTCTGTCTACAGCATTGTGACTCAAAGAGCGCAGGGCAAGGATCCCAACCTTTCCCTGCTCCTGGGCATTCACTGTAAGTACACAAGGGACTAGAGTGATGGAATCTCGGAgtcgggggggcgggcgggcttTGGTTCATGGGCTGGGTGGAACAGAATAATTAGTTTatatcagtggtccccaaacttttttcaGGGTCACGCTCCCCCTGAGCTGGGGCAGAAAGCAGGGCTGTGGCTCTgtggggcggggccgggagcgGAGTTCTGGCGAGGGCCGGGGCAGAAtagggctgggtggcactccttccctgccccccatgggggctggcctgagcccagCCCCCACCGCCCGAACATTCCTCCATGTCCCCCTTGGGGgagtgccccacagtttggggatgtCTGATTTATACTCTAGATAGAATGTTCTCCTCCTGGGTTTCAGAACACTGAAAAGGCTTCAAAGAAACCTGCCTTTCTCTATGCTCTGTCGTTCTATTCAGACCTCTGATTCACAGGCTTTAAAGATTTGAATTCCCTGTACGTATCTGTTGGGTGTTAAATAATGCCATGTGCTGTGGATAATTTGTCTGGTGAAAAGTGATGTATTCACTAATGCAGGACTCCTGTTCAGAACTGTATGTCTGATGTGATTTCATTCTCTAACTATACAGCTGTGCAATCTTCAGTTAAGGAGAAGGATGACTTGCTGAACGCAGACGTGTTTGCAAAGAAACTGATGGAGGTGAAGCAACTTCACAAAGAGATCGAGGACTTACGGACTGCAATATCTGACAGATATGCTCAGGATATGGGGGACAACTGCATCACGCAGTGATGGATAAGCTCTCCCCAGGATAGCATTGGAACAACTGGAAATGAACACCTGAAAACCTGAGGAGATTAGAGCCCATGGAATGGAAAAAACAATCAAGCACCTTACCATCTCCATGCTCAGGTACAAGATGCAGGTGCTTATCCACAAGAGGAAATCAGGGATTCTGATGCAAGGTCATTTAGATGCTGACTGGCTAACTGGAACTATTCAGGGTCTTTGGTGTTCGTCAGACATTGCAGCGACTTTGATCCTTTGGAAGGTGTTACGCTGGATTTGGTGAAGTCTCTGATTTGATCTGGTGGGTGAGTTACTAGTTATCTTCCAAGTATGTCAAATACTGAACATGGAAACACAAGGATTCAAACTGACATGAGAAGGAAGTGGATGCCATGGCCTCTGTCCTTTCTGATAATGAACAAACCAAGTAGATTCCTTCTGAATATTCTGGCCTTACTGATTGCACAAAAGGGTtcagaggaagtctgtggagtTCATAGACAAGCTGCTACACCACTAGCACTGTTCAATTGTACCTAGAAGTACACGGTTACAGGCTTACCTGCAACAACCATGTACATGGTTCTGGCCCGGATAAATAGTGTGTGGTCATTCGGGTAACCAAGTCTGCATTGCTCAGGTATAGGCAACTGAAGCCTTTCAGTAGCCAACAGGCTGGAAAAAAGGTGATGCTAAAATTGGGTTCTGAAAATGCTAGTCTTGATGAGGCCTTAGGATTTTATCCCTTTAATGGTGATCTGAATGTGGAGAGTAGCAAGTGGATTGCTACTGAAGTGCCTTAATCCTCTAGAGAAATTTCCTGCCTACTTAACTTCATCCCTAATGGATCTGCTGGTGGGATGGGGGAACTGGTCTTTCTCCTAACTGCCTTTATAACCATAAACCAATCCTGCAGCAGCCTTGGGCATACATACACTCTGCCTGGGAGGTCAGCTCCCTGCAAGCAGCAGAGAGCCTTTGCAGGCCTGCAGCAGCGTTCTTGCGCAAACACCCTTGCGGCCTCCCTGTAGAAGTTCAGTGCGGGAAGTGACCATACTACATTCAGAATCTTTGCATGGGGTATGATCAACGTTCTGCTGTCTGGGATCTGCACAGGGTTTTCCCAAAAGTCCTGCAGGAGGGTGACCCCTTTATATGTCTGCAGTGCAGTCACAGGGAGTCATTGCGGCTCACGTAGACACACCCACTAGATTAAAGCTCGCTCAGTACCAGAGCGGTGAAATCGCAGCAGGGTGGCGCTAGATCTGCAAGCAATTACCCAGGATTCCGTGTGCGCTTGTCACAGATTTATTGCTCCAGTTCCTGAACTAACTAGATTAAAGCTTGCTTGGTTTAGGGTACGTGAGCTGCAACCGCACCCTGTGAGTGTAGTGAAGACAGACCTTAATCTGATGTCAAAATACCCAAATGAAAATTCTTTTCCATTCTCACATTTTGTCAGCTCTCAACCTTAGGGGTGACTCTGAAGTACTAAATGTCTGCTTAGCTGGGAAAGCACCATGGGGCTAATGATGAAACCCGCTGGCTGTCATTTTACTCTTGGTTCAGAAGCTAAGAAGTCAGTTCAGTCAGATGAAAACCCTGCTGACATACGTTAACATTTGGTGGTTGTAGGCTTGCAGCCTTCCTTTGGGGCTGATCCCCAGTTCTGTGAAGATgctgttcctggtgctcttttGTCGGATTTCACTGAGACCAataaaatctgtttttgaaaTCTGGCCACCACAATGTATGTTCTGGAAACCACCTGGCTAATAGGCTACCCATGACTAAGATCAAAAAGTATCTGATGGATGGCTTGTTAGCTGGTGTATTCCCTGCTGTGCAGCTACTCTGTCCTTCCTGGAGCATCTGGTGTGATGCCTGGTAGTGTAATATGGATCATGGCATCTCTCCACAGGTGTTGCCTCCAGCCAGCTCCCTTGCTGAGTTACTTAGACAGTGGGCCAAGACAATTTCTTGAAGTCAGTTGCCCAGACTATTGAGAAATACTATGGGCATGACGGGGCTAGCAGCACCAAACATGAGTGTTGCTGGGTAACTGGAAACCTTGGTGACCATGTTGTTTAACAAAGATGCTGTTAGCCTGCCAGGGAACCTGCATTTAGCACCTTACTTTTAAAGCAGCCTTACCCACCTTTCCATTTATACCCACAAAAAACatgcagggaggaagagaggagataTCTACATGTCCCCAGTGGCACCCACAGAGTTATGGTGCAAAACCAGAATCTAGGTCTTAAGAAATGAAACCCTTATGTATTTAAGCTGATACAGAGCAGGGCGCTGCATTTCTGTCCTTGGGGAAAGAGGTGATAGGCTCCTATGTGTCATGGCACTCTGGTAGCATATTACTGTGCcggtgagaggggtggggggttcatTTTAATCCTTTTGCAAaagtttgtatttaaaaaaaaaaaagttctttgcaTACCTTTTTATTAAAGTAACTTCGGTTATAGCAGGTATCCACCAGTTTCGGTGGCTCTTCACAGAGTGCCCGAGACCCTGGTATCCAAAATAACCATGTAGTGTGGTTTGTCTCATTGCTTACGCAGGATGTGTTTAAATAGTTGACTTCTGCCTGGTGTTTCCTTGTACAGTTAAGCACAGGTATATTTATATGAATATTTGTCTTACGCAGTTTATGGTACTGAGTATTTTGGTTATAAAataaagctgctttgttcctGTTGAGCAGAGCAATTCGGTGTACGGCTTTCCTTCTCAAAGGTGTGGCAGAgggaggtgggatttgatagtaTTTCATAAGACTCTGCATTGTTCCTAATTACGCTTGTGCTTTGTCAAACAGAAACCACTTCCTTCCCGGCTATACGCTGCGACTTCTGAATCAAGCCCCATAGTCTGTCTGCTTCATCAGGGTGTCACTCCACTTGCAACTAGAGTtgctctactgaaatcagtgggagtttcacTGCCATGCAGGGATGAATCAAGCCCTAGGATTTTTCACTGCACACATGTTGcagaagactttaaaaaaaataaaaagttcctACTCTGTTTGTACAGGGAAGTACAAGCTGACCACGAAGCCTTTAAGATCCAAATAGCAGCTCAGACTGGGCACAGAACTGTGCCTTCCTTTTCATCATGTGCTTCCAGGAGGGCAGAGTCTGATGGGAACTGCGAGTATTTTTCCTTAAAGTACTGCAGCGCTTGCTACCTCCTTTCTGGGGCATTCGGAGCTAGGTAATGGCATCCCCTGAGTGCTCAGATGTGCATGCCAGTAGCTTTGCCGTGAGGTGATAGCGCAGGGgcgggcaaacgttttggcccgagggccgcatcgggtttcagaaattgtatggagggccggttaggggaggctgtgcctccccaaacagccaggcgtagcccagcccccaccccctatcccagccctgcttctcgccccatccgcccccccgggacccctgccccatccacccccctgtttcctgccctctgactgccctgccctCTATTCAACCCCCTGGCCTcttaccacactgcctggagcaccggtggctggcagcgctacagctgtgccgcccggctggagccagcaccaggtcaggctgggctctgcagcagcagtgccccaggagctcgcagcccccccgcccaaaGCAGTGCACCGGTgcccggggagggggagcaaCAGGGGAAGTGCCAGGGCCTAGCCTCCcagaccaggagctcaggggctgggcaggagggtcccgcgggccgtagtttgcccacttctgtgATAGCAGGATGCCCGCTACCTTCATGTAGGGCAAGGCATGAGGCCAGAATGCTGTACGCCTTAAAGGGAGCCTGGTTGAGTGATTACAACAGAAAGCTGAAGCTGGGGGCCTCTGCCTCCCACGGGCTAGGCTAAGCAGTGTTGCTCTCAAGGATACTTTCCCTTGACAAGCATTGGGAATGGTGGATAGCAGAGGAGGTTATAGGGATTTGGGGAGGGTGAGCGCTAACTGAGCAAGTGATCTGTGCTGAAGGCACAAGTTGGTGCCTTCTTCCAGGTTCCCTGTGGCTCCCCGTTCCCTATTCGAACGCTAAAATTACTTCAGAGTGAGATAAAATTtcaaaaaatgtaataaattaatCTTGCCATGTGATTACAAATTTAAATTAGTAACTACTTAATCAAGGAACTGGGTTTTGACTGGTGGTATGTGACCAAATAGGTCTCAGATCACCCAGTGCCCCATCCCTGCAATGGCCAGACTGCTGAAAGAGCTAGGACATGCCACTTCCTGACCCAAAGCTTCCTTTTTGCGCACTACACTGTAACACCTCACCCCGCTTCCACAGTGGGCTTGATTCTCTGATAAGGAGCTGGGTTGTGACTGGCTGTAGCTGACGTCTCAGTTCGCCCCCAAATGACACATCCCTGTGGCAGTTGTTTTGAGATGAAGAGATGCCGCTCCCGGAGGTGTGAGCCTCTATTTCTGGTCTGACCTATATTACccccctttttattttgttttccttggtAGTAAACATACAATATGCATGTAAAAATCAGCACAAAGCACTATCCAGCCAAGTTGTTGCAAATCCAGCTGCAGTGTTTCCACAGGAATCATGGGATAGCTACACAGGAAGAAATCTGTCGGAACGTTGCTGCGGCGTTAGATGAATTAAGAACAGGAAAAAAGGGCTAAATGTGTTTTCGATATAAAAGTGTGTTATGATTCGAGTTGTGTCCTTTACTCGCTGCACAACAAAAACGATGATGAAGGGCACAGTTGGCTCTGAAATAATCCATGTCTGGTGGCGGGCTGCAAACATCTAAGGCCTAgttctgctgctctgagtggtttCTGATGGCTTTGCAGAAAACCGTGTGTACCACTAGAGTGCTTACTAACTGTTGGAAGGAATACTACAACGCTACGCTTCCAGGCACCTGCGTCACTGCAGGGCTTAGTGAAGATACTACCTACAGTGgggtagctactgcctctcagggaggtggaatacTTACGTTGGCAGGAGAAGCCCTTCTGTTGACCTGGCTCTGTCTACACGGGGTTAGATCAGTTTAACTacattacttagggaggtggtggaatctccatccttagaggtttttaagacctggtttgacaaagccctggctgggatgatttagttggagttggtcctgctttgagcaggaggttggactagatgacctcctgaggtcccttccaaccctgatattcgatgatTCTGTGCTCAGTCACATGGATTTTCCACATTCTTGAGAACAGTTATGGCGCCATAAGTTTGTAGCATAGACCAAGCCTAAGTTAAACTAGCTGGTGTCTTTAGTGCTGCTGGGATACTCATATAACAGCAGCATGGCTTTGGGCACTTCAGGGGAATCTGGAGAATTCTACCTGTGGCTACGATATCTCCCCCTCCGGTCTTCTTTTAATTCCAAACTTTCATCACCGAAGGCCAGCTCTCACTTTGACCAAGTTATGGAAACCTATCAAATGGTTCCCAGGGTTGTATGGTATCCCAACAGCCTTGTACCTAGAACGACAACACGTTTGCTTTAATAAACTCTTCTGTTTACGCAAATAATTTTGATGACTTCTATTGAACTAATCaatatttgaaacattttaaatattaatgctATACTCAAGTTACATGGAAAAGTTCTATAGAGAGGGCAGCTTTTCTGGGGTAGGGGCATTTCATTGTTGTCTGAATAGTCCGTGAATGGTATTTGAAAAGACGCAGATCGCCACTTTGAGATGCATCCACCAAAATGCATCTTGTTTTCTTCCAAATTACTTGTTGTGCACAGAAATCTCTGACGGAAATAGCCGAGGGTCAAATTTTTGAATCTTTCAGTGCTCGGACTTAGCTACACGTGTGGTGAGGAAGAGTCCCCGTGAATGAAACAACGGGCATTCAGTTGATGTGATCCTTTGCCCTTGTTCACTTTGACTCTGAACTTGTAAGAGAAGTTGCCAtaacaaaaatattaattgaGCGATTGTTGCTCATGGGTGACCCCTAGATTTAAGCAGCCATAAGGATTTGTATTGCTTTTGCACAGAAAGGAAGTTTCTTCATGAATTTCTGCATAGACGTGCTGCATATTTTGGTGCGGTCTCTCTCCCCACAAGGAGGTTTTTATGGTCTGTAATCTTGATGGAAGCAACTACTGCACCAAATtcccatggggagggggaaaccttgATAAAGGTGTATGTGTAGAAGAGCCAGTAAAAGGGTTTCACAGATTCAGAGGGAACCACTGGATCACGTAGCCTGACTTCCTCTATACCactatagaatttcatccagttacctgCGTGCTGAGCCCAGtaataacttgtttgactaaaaCACATCTAGAATGGCATCCACTCTTGACTTGAAGACAGTACAAGGAGCAGCATCCGCCACTTCCCTTGGCCAATGGTTAATCAACTTCACTGTTAAAACATTAGGCACTTTTTACAAAATTTgaattccagccattggttcttggtCTGCCTTTCTCAACTAgcttaaagagccctttaatgcCCACTAGTTTCTCCCCTTGAAGGTATCTGTACACCGTAGTCAAGTCCCATCTCGGcgttctttttgataagctaaacagctTGAGCTCTTCACGGGGAAGGCATTTTTGTCAGCCTTTGACTCGTTTTTGGAGCTCTTCTCTGTGCCCTCTCCAAtgtttcaacatcctttttaaaacctaGACACCAGAACTAGATGCAGAATCCACCTCACCAGGGCCTTAAACAGAGgcaaaatcacctccctgctcctattcATTTTTCTTGTTTATACCCCCTAGGATTACGTTAGCTCTTGTTGCCACAGGATCGCcctgggagctcgtgttcagaGGCTGGTCCgcttcattaatgacttggctaatggagtggagagcacatacataaaatttgcagatgaggcCAAACCGGGAGGTGTTGCAAGTACTTTTGGAGGacattcaaaatgaccttgacagattggagaattggtctggatttcacaagataaaattcagtaaagacatgCGCAAAGTATGTTACTTACaaaggaaaaaccaaatgcacaactaGAAAACGGGGAGTTTTCTAGCAAGCTGGTGCTagtgcagaaaaggatctgggattacagtggatcacaaattattATGAGCCAACAAGGTGATACAGTTACAGAAAAGGCAAATAgcgttctggggtgtattaacaggagtgttgcatGTCAGCCATAGGAGGTAATTATCACTTGCCACAGGGTATGGGTGAAGCCTCGTCTAgcgtactgtgtccagttcgGGGTGCTGCACTTTAAGAAAGCTGgggacaaatgggagagagtccagagtaACAAACATGATAAAAGGTTCAGTAAACCTGATCTACGAGgacaggttaaaaaaactgggcaggGACCTGCTACATCTTCAgatacattaagggctgttagaaagaggaTGGTGAGCACAAGGATGAGAAGTAACCAGCTCCATCTACAGCAAGGGAGCTCGCGGTTAAATATTAGAAAATACTTTCGAAAGGCGAGTTAAGTACTGGACTAGGTTaccaggaggttgtggaatctctgccattggaggtttttaagaacaggttagaccaagacctgtctgggatggtctaggtgGGCTTGCTCCCGTCTCAGCAGGGGGGAGATGGATTAGATGACCCCTCAAGTCCTTGCCAGACCCTCCTTTCTGTGAGTCTTCAGAAAGGGGATGGTCACAGGGACGCAGCACCCGGGGGGAAGGAGGGCTTACTTTGCCATGTCCACACTCAGAACCCCACTCACAGGGAGCGAGTCCTTTAGACGTGGACCCCAGTCGGTCCCATTCAGTGGATGACACCCCTGGGTGTAAACATTTTCACCCGACACAGATCCCCGCCTACAGGATTTTGGCTCGGGACGCTGGAACTGGGCGCCGCGCACACGGAACCCACACCAgcctcgggggggcgggggcctcTGCCCACCCCGGCCAGGCCCCGCAGGGCCCCTCCGCTGGATCCTGTGCCGGGGCGGGGGccggccgcccgcccgcccgcgggAGCGGCTCGCCCGGGGGCGGGGAAAAGCCGCCGCCCGCCCCATCGGCGCCCCGCAGTCACACGCTGGGCGGAGGCAGCTTCCAGCGGCGGAGCGGAGACGCGGGGAGGGAGCGGCCGCGCGTCCGGCACCATGTCCGGCCTTCGAGTCTACAGCACCTCGGTGACCGGCTCCAGGGAGGTGAGCGGGGCCCGGGGCCGGCGGCGCCGCCTCCCCACGGGCTGCCCGGCCCCTCGGCTCGACGGGctcgcggggcggggcggggctgcggcaccttccccttccccttcccctggagCCGCCACGGTCCTGCTTTTGTTCCGGGGGACGGGACCGCTCTGCTCCCGCCCCCCCATCATAGACCCCAACTCTGCACCCCCTCATTGTACACCCTAGCGCCCCCCCGCTGTGATATCTGCACCCCCCACCATAGACCCCAACTCTGCACCCCCCCATTGTAaacccaacccccccatcccGCTGTGATATCTGCACCCCACACCATAGACCCCAACTCCGCACCCCCCCATTGTAaacccaacccccccatcccGCTGTGATATCTGCACCCCCCATCATAGACCCCAACTCTGCACCCCCCCATTGTAcacccaacccccccatcccGCTGTGATATCTGCACCCCCATCATAGACCCCAACTCTGCACCCCCCCATTGTAaacccaacccccccatcccGCTGTGATATCTGCACCCCCCACCATAGACCCCAACTCTGTACCCCCCCATTGTAaacccaacccccccatcccGCTGTGATATCTGCACCCCACACCATAGACCCCAACTCCGCACCCCCCATTGTACACCCTAGCGCCCCCCCGCTGTGATATCTGCACCCCCATCATAGACACCAACTCTGCACCCCCCCTTGTACACCCTAGCGCTCCCCCGCTGTGATAGCTGCACCCCCATCATAGACCCCAACTCTGCACCCCCCATTGTAaacccagcccccccatcccGCTGTGATATCTACACCCCCATCATAGACCCCAACTCCGCACCCACCATTGTACACCCTAGCGCCCTGCCGCTGTGATATCTGCACCCCCATCATAGACCCCAACTCCGCACCCCCCATTGTACACCCTAGCGCCCCCCTGCTGTGATATCTGCACCCCCCATCATAGACCCCAACTCTGCACCCCCCCATTGTAaacccaacccccccatcccGCTGTGATATCTGCACCTTCCATCATAGACCCCAACTCTGCACCCCCATTGTACTCCCTAGCGCCCCCACACTGTGATATCTGCACCCCCCATCATAGACCCCCAACTCTGCACCCCCCATTGTAAACTCAACCCCTGCACACCCCACTGGGATATCTGCATCCCCCATCATACACCCCAACTCTACACCCCCCCATTGCAACCCCCCCATCCTGCTGTGATGTCTGCATACCCCGTCATACACCCTAACTCCGCACTCCCCCATTGTAAACCgaaaccccctccccacatcccactGTAATTGCCACACCCACCCATCGTACAGCCTAACTCCCCCCCATAATACACCCCAACTCTGCACACTCCCCATTGTACACCctaacccccccatccccctgtaATGGCTGCACCCCCCCATTGTACATCCTAACTGCACACCCCTCCCATTGTACACCctaaccccccccatccccctgtgaTATCTGCATCCCCCATAATACAATCCCAACTCTGCACCCTCCCATTGTACACCCTAACCCCTTTCCCACATTCTGCTGTGATTGCCACACCCCACATcctaattccctctggggctggGTCCATCTCCCAGATCCTGCCATGATCCTTGCACCTGTCCCAAATCCTGCTGTGATCGCTGTCCTTCTCTATTATACACCCTaatcccccctttcctcccacatcCTGCGATGATCACTGCACCCCACATTATGCACCCAAACTTCCCATGGGGCCATGTCCATCTCCTGGATCCTGCTGTAAATGCTgcaccccacctcaccccattaTACACCCTATGGGGCTGGGTCCCTCCCACATATTCTGCTGTGGTTCCCCATGGGGCTGGGTCCGTTCACCTGATCCAGCTGTGATCTCTGCAACCCCATTATATGTACTAATTCCCCCTGGGGCTGGGTCCTTCTCCCTGACACAGCTGTGCTTCTCTCCTCCCAAACTCACTAATTCGCCCTGGGCCAGGTGTCTCTCCAGCTGGGATTCattcaccccccccgccccgccactcCCAACAGGGCTCTGTCTTCGCCATCCCTGTCCAGCGGTGACTGACTTCTCCCCAACACGCCCTATTTTCTGTGGGACTTGGTCCATATCCGGCTGTGACTCGTGATTCCTGTCCCGAGTCCCTGTTCTGCACACACCTGGTTTGTGTATGTGTTTCTGGAAACTTAAAACTCTTCGAACCTTTAGCCTGACAGTGGCCGAATCCCAAATTCAGCCACAGGGGAAAGTGTAACCTGCCTTCTCAATCTGTGTTTCAGATCAAGTCCCAGCAGAGTGAAGTGACCAGGATCCTGGATGGGAAAAATATCAAGTATGAACTGGTGGATATCTCCCAGGATAATGCCCTGCGGGAGGAAATGAGGACCAGGTCAGGCAATCCTAAAGCCATTCCACCCCAGATATTCAACGGAGACCATTACTGTGGGGTAAGGCTCAGAATCCAGGTGGCTGGGCTCTCGGGACCTCAGAACCCAGGGGTTTGGTATTGACCTTGAACTCCCAGCCCGGGTGTGCAAATGACGAAGGGCATTTGAAAGGCTTTCTCTGGGGAGAGGTGTCTGGACATGGCGCTACAGGCCCTTGTCCTTTAAGTTTAAAGGCCACATGGAGCAGGAGAGAAGGCTAACACGCAAACGGCATTGTGCGGCTGTCCTAAGGGGACCTGGCATTAGGTGggagaatctccttccttagaagtttttaaggtcaggcttgacaaagccctggctgggatgatttagttggggatcggtcctgctttgagcagggggttggactagatgacctcctgaggtcccttccaaccctgatattctatgattctatgattgctgaACCTTACCACTGCATTGTGGAAGCCTTCTACGTATTGCCCTGTCATCGCACCTTTGGCTGCAGTTGTCCGTTCTGAAAACTGCCAATGCATTTGCGATTGCGCAACAAATTCTATAGGAGTTTGTGAGGTGAAGCTGGTTCCGCTGGGTACTGAGTGGAAGCCACTATATTTGCTTGCCCTGAACCTGACGGGAAAGGCCACTGAGCTGTGActttctccctcccagcacttgttCTGTTTGTGCACCTGGCTGCTGTGGAGCAGGGGTCCCCGCCTGAGCTGTGTGCCCCTGGTTTTGTTTCCGTCCCTGTTCTGAGCTAGTTTTGTTGCGTTTTCTACCTGCAGGACTATGAGTTGTTTGTGGAGGCCGTGGAACAGAACACCCTGCAGGAGTTCCTGAAGTTAGCCTGAGCATTCCTTTCCCACCCTGGACTTTAACTCTGCATTCCCCACCAACTGCCTCTCTGATCACCTTAACTCCTAGGCCCTCAGTGCCATCCCGGCATCATGATCTATCTCCTGCCACAGGGAACCCCATGACCAAAACCTCTCCCCTTTGCAGCTGCCTGCTTCCTCCCTCACCCCGATATTGTCTGACAGGGGTCCAACGCAGCTCTGATATCACTGCACATTCCTTCCAACCCAGCCGGGCCGTGCTCACAATGCAGCTGCCAGTGCCTCTATAGAAAGGAGGTCACCTGAAGTAAGGCCGTTGGAAAGCCTAGCTATTCCTGCGCCCCTCTCCTCTGAATGAGTCTTGTGCTTTAGAAGGGAAGGGTGTGGCATTGTGTGCTTCCTCTTTCGCCCT from Eretmochelys imbricata isolate rEreImb1 chromosome 19, rEreImb1.hap1, whole genome shotgun sequence encodes the following:
- the SH3BGRL3 gene encoding SH3 domain-binding glutamic acid-rich-like protein 3 codes for the protein MSGLRVYSTSVTGSREIKSQQSEVTRILDGKNIKYELVDISQDNALREEMRTRSGNPKAIPPQIFNGDHYCGDYELFVEAVEQNTLQEFLKLA